In Melitaea cinxia chromosome 11, ilMelCinx1.1, whole genome shotgun sequence, a genomic segment contains:
- the LOC123657767 gene encoding myosin regulatory light chain, smooth muscle isoform X1, with protein MADDNTLKTSKPKKSKGEKSRSRKESDVAQDEVKKFKENLLQSASSEDTILSENYAEVENNKRYSTSKARQSLSVPKNVVAELDENKIFELKEAFLLFDLDGDGCIDHNDLCGTFISLGERVDEQAVKNMLAEASDPLDFDSFVNLLGYKTLELDSEETLIAALSRWDIDNTGYISEERIRHDLMTWGDRFTEKEADYALDEAPTIQKDGYTFIDYKQFCSKLSGLRKPNKQALQV; from the exons ATGGCTGACGATAATACGCTTAAAACTTCAAAACCTAAG aAAAGTAAAGGAGAAAAGAGTCGTAGTCGAAAAGAATCGGATGTAGCACAAGATGAAGTTAAGAAATTCAAGGAAAATCTACTACAGTCTGCTTCGTCAGAAga CACAATCTTAAGTGAAAACTACGCCGAAGTTGAAAATAACAAGCGATACTCGACGTCCAAAGCCCGTCAATCCCTTTCCGTACCTAAAAATGTTGTAGCTGAACTggacgaaaataaaatatttgaactgaAAGAG GCGTTCCTGTTGTTTGACCTGGACGGCGATGGATGTATCGATCATAATGACTTGTGCGGAACTTTTATCAGCCTTGGAGAGAGAGTTGATGAGCAAGCTGTTAAAAACATGCTCGCTGAG GCTTCAGATCCTCTAGACTTCGACTCGTTTGTAAACCTTCTCGGATACAAGACCTTGGAACTCGATTCTGAAGAGACTCTTATCGCAGCGCTTTCCCGATGGGACATCGACAATACCGGCTATATATCTGAAGAAAG gATTCGTCACGACCTAATGACATGGGGTGATCGTTTCACAGAAAAGGAGGCAGACTACGCTCTAGACGAAGCTCCTACTATACAGAAGGACGGCTACACTTTCATAGATTACAAGCAATTCTGCTCCAAACTCAGCGGCCTCAGGAAGCCCAACAAACAAGCTTTACAAGTTTGA
- the LOC123657767 gene encoding calmodulin isoform X2, producing MADDNTLKTSKPKKSKGEKSRSRKESDVAQDEVKKFKENLLQSASSEDTILSENYAEVENNKRYSTSKARQSLSVPKNVVAELDENKIFELKEASDPLDFDSFVNLLGYKTLELDSEETLIAALSRWDIDNTGYISEERIRHDLMTWGDRFTEKEADYALDEAPTIQKDGYTFIDYKQFCSKLSGLRKPNKQALQV from the exons ATGGCTGACGATAATACGCTTAAAACTTCAAAACCTAAG aAAAGTAAAGGAGAAAAGAGTCGTAGTCGAAAAGAATCGGATGTAGCACAAGATGAAGTTAAGAAATTCAAGGAAAATCTACTACAGTCTGCTTCGTCAGAAga CACAATCTTAAGTGAAAACTACGCCGAAGTTGAAAATAACAAGCGATACTCGACGTCCAAAGCCCGTCAATCCCTTTCCGTACCTAAAAATGTTGTAGCTGAACTggacgaaaataaaatatttgaactgaAAGAG GCTTCAGATCCTCTAGACTTCGACTCGTTTGTAAACCTTCTCGGATACAAGACCTTGGAACTCGATTCTGAAGAGACTCTTATCGCAGCGCTTTCCCGATGGGACATCGACAATACCGGCTATATATCTGAAGAAAG gATTCGTCACGACCTAATGACATGGGGTGATCGTTTCACAGAAAAGGAGGCAGACTACGCTCTAGACGAAGCTCCTACTATACAGAAGGACGGCTACACTTTCATAGATTACAAGCAATTCTGCTCCAAACTCAGCGGCCTCAGGAAGCCCAACAAACAAGCTTTACAAGTTTGA